The genomic interval CGGCTTTTACTGATAAGTTATCAACTAGAGACATTCGTATTTCTATGGATGGCAGAGGTAGAGCTTTAGATAATGTTTTTATTGAACGATTGTGGCGCAATGTTAAATATGAATACGTATATTTATGTGCTCCCATTAATGGAAAGGAACTTTGGTCGGGTATCGATCAATACTTTACCCGCTATAACTATCAGCGGCCACATCAGTCGTTAGATTACCTTACTCCTGCTCAGGTATATTTTCAGACCAACACAGGAAAAGTGCAAATATAGTGAGAAACTTATCCATCTTATTTCTCACCGATTGCTGTCCGAACATCAGGGTACACCTCAGATTGCATGGATCAATAAATGTTTTGTTTAACAAAAATATGATTTGTAAATTAGATTACTATTTTTCAATCAGCTTCTAAAATTTTTAATTACAGTAAATTTAATACGGTTATGCAATAGACATAACATTGTATTATATTAGTGACTGTACACTTAATGTCTACTTTCTATTTTTGCTTAGTGACTAAATTTAACTTATTTCGCTTAAAAAATTTGTTATAAACTTTTGGCTTACATTCCTTTACAATCTACACTAATAGGGTATTAAGGAGTAAGAATTATCCTATCTATTCTATTCAGGTTTCTATTACAAACACGCTGCAAACTTTACTTTTATGATTGTCAACGACTACGTCTACACCCCTCAACACAAGGTGCTTCAAAGGGAGCTTTATTTTTTATCAAGGTACGCTTTGCTGTACTTAAAAAATGGATTCAGCCACAAAACCATTTTATTTTACCCACAACTTCCTCTCTGGGAAACTGAAATATTTAAGATTATTAAGTCGCTGGACTATAATATTACCAATAATCCACATCAGAAATTTGATATGGTATTTAATTGGGAAGATATAACCTTCCGTAATGAATATCCATTGTTGAAGGAATTAAGTAAACGCTATCCTATAATTAATTACAATTGCCATGACATAAGTAAAAAACGAGTGGAGGCAGTATTTCAGGAAATATTTGGTTACAGTTCGTTTGTAGATCCCACCACACATCAGGGAGTTTGTGTGCAGAAGAATGATTTAAATGCCAAACATGATGGAAAGATCATCCAATGCCCAATTAAACATATAGAACCTGAGTACATTTACCAGAAATTATTAAGCTTTGAAACAGCTGATAAGCTGGTTGCAGATTACCGGATACCTATTTTCGGCTCTATTATTCCTTTTCTGGTCATTCGATATAAGCAGCCTGATACACGTTTTACAAAAGTTGTCCGGGTTTCAGTAGTTGATCCCACAGATTTGTTATCGAAAGAAGAGCTGGAAAACATCAGGCTTTTCTGTCAGAAAATTGGTTTGCAATATGGGGAACTTGATATGATCCGGAATAAGGAAGATGGCCGGCTTTATATTCTCGATGCCAATAATACCCCCTGGAGCCCTCCAACTTCGGTGGAGTTGAGTAAAGAACAACGGCAATTAATGTTACGTAAAGGAGTAGAAGCATTCCGACATAGCTTTCTTACATCTTTATCTTGAGTTTTATAGTGAAATTATTTTGAAGAGTTGTCTATTGCTAAACAAAACAGGCCAGATCTAAAGTATGGCCTGTTTGTTAGATTTAAGTAGGTATTTAGCACTTACATAGTTTAGCTATTATCTGTTCTGGTGCATTTTCTTGAGATCCATCAATTCATCCCGCAGACGGGCTGCCTCCATAAAATCAAGTTCTTTGGCGGCTTTCTCCATCGATTTCTGCGTTTTTTGAATCAGTTTCTCCAGTTGTTCTTTGTTCATATAAGCTACTACCGGATCGGCGGCTACGCTGTGTTCCTCTGGTTCCACATAGTAATTTTTCATCACTTTGTTGGAATCAGCGACCCTGGTCTGGTTCATAATGGCATCTTTTGATTTCAGTACTGTTTTAGGCGTAATGTTATTCGCCTCATTATGTTCCTGCTGAATTTGCCGGCGACGGTAGGTTTCATCAATAGCTCCCCGCATAGAACCGGTAATTCTATCAGCATACATAATTACTTTGCCTCTGTCGTTCCTCGCTGCCCGTCCAATGGTCTGGATCAGCGACCGGTTATCCCGGAGAAATCCTTCTTTATCGGCATCCATAATAGCCACCAGGGAAACTTCTGGTAAATCCAGACCTTCCCGCAGCAAGTTTACGCCTACCAGTACATCGATCACACCCAGGCGCAATTCCCGCAGAATTTCAACCCGGTCCAGGGTTTTTACTTCCGAGTGAATATAGCGGCTCTTGATATTAAGTTTATCCAGGTATTTGCTTAACTCTTCGGCCATCCGTTTGGTAAGCGTAGTGACCAGTACCCGTTCGCTCAATTTAATCCGTTCTTCTATTTCATCCAGCAGGTCATCAATCTGGTTGAGACTCGGACGTACTTCTATTTCAGGATCAATCAAGCCGGTAGGGCGGATAATCTGTTCTACGACCACGCCTTCAGAACGACGCAGTTCATAGTCGCCGGGAGTAGCGCTTACATAAATTACCTGATTGGTGAGGTCTTCAAATTCATTAAATGTTAACGGCCGGTTATCCAGGGCAGAAGGCAAACGGAACCCAAAATCCACTAGATTTACTTTTCTGGAACGGTCACCGCCCCACATGGCCCTGATCTGCGGAAGGGTAACATGGCTTTCGTCAATTACTAATAAATAATCGTCAGGAAAAT from Rhodocytophaga rosea carries:
- the uvrB gene encoding excinuclease ABC subunit UvrB → MSFNITSEYVPTGDQPQAINQLVRGLNEGEPSQTLLGVTGSGKTFTIANVIQQVQKPTLVLSHNKTLAAQLYGEFKQFFPDNAVEYFISYYDYYQPEAYIATTNTYIEKDLSINEEIEKLRLSATSSLMSGRRDVIVVASVSCIYGIGNPEEFGKNVIRISQGDVVSRNRFLFSLVDILYSRTEMEFKRGNFRVKGDTVDIFIAYADFAYRVFFFGDEIEAIQRIDPATGKKLGEEKTVTIYPANLFVTGKDVLHTAIREIQDDLVSQIKLFEHEGRYLESNRIKERTEFDMEMMRELGYCSGIENYSRYFDRRLPGARPFCLLDYFPDDYLLVIDESHVTLPQIRAMWGGDRSRKVNLVDFGFRLPSALDNRPLTFNEFEDLTNQVIYVSATPGDYELRRSEGVVVEQIIRPTGLIDPEIEVRPSLNQIDDLLDEIEERIKLSERVLVTTLTKRMAEELSKYLDKLNIKSRYIHSEVKTLDRVEILRELRLGVIDVLVGVNLLREGLDLPEVSLVAIMDADKEGFLRDNRSLIQTIGRAARNDRGKVIMYADRITGSMRGAIDETYRRRQIQQEHNEANNITPKTVLKSKDAIMNQTRVADSNKVMKNYYVEPEEHSVAADPVVAYMNKEQLEKLIQKTQKSMEKAAKELDFMEAARLRDELMDLKKMHQNR